In Oncorhynchus clarkii lewisi isolate Uvic-CL-2024 chromosome 16, UVic_Ocla_1.0, whole genome shotgun sequence, one genomic interval encodes:
- the LOC139368867 gene encoding beta-1,4-galactosyltransferase 5, with amino-acid sequence MPTHLRFRRRSFLGLIFLFSLSTTALYFIYSAPGIVNEYLFMVQATGIHIKDNVKNIGVQVLEQVVRGGYNINGTDYAYDFNLSESDVPPTTYLPDSFTYLSSQICPERLPSMKGRLEVNMSEMALEDVERVLLNAEPSMTLGGYWKPRDCVPRWKVAILVPFRNRHEHLPILLRHLIPALQRQRLQFAFYVVEQVGSEPFNRAMLFNVGFREAMRDLDWDCMVFHDVDHMLENDRNYYGCGNMPRHFAVKLNKYSYMLPYNEFFGGVSGLTVEQFTKINGFPNAFWGWGGEDDDLWNRVQYANYTVSRPQGELGRYMSIPHHHRGEVQFLGRYTLLRRSKERQSLDGLNNLRYSPLLSRRPLYTNISVSLSRKLAPIADYN; translated from the exons TAAATGAGTACCTGTTTATGGTGCAGGCCACAGGGATTCACATCAAGGACAACGTGAAGAATATCGGTGTTCAGGTTCTAGAGCAGGTGGTCAGAGGTGGTTACAATATCAATGGGACAG ATTATGCCTATGACTTCAACCTGAGTGAGAGTGATGTGCCGCCCACCACATACCTCCCCGACAGCTTCACCTATTTGTCCTCACAGATCTGCCCAGAGAGACTGCCCTCCAtga agggGAGGCTGGAGGTGAATATGAGTGAGATGGCTCTGGAGGATGTGGAGAGGGTTCTGTTGAATGCTGAGCCTAGCATGACCCTGGGGGGCTACTGGAAGCCCAGGGACTGTGTCCCACGCTGGAAG GTGGCGATACTGGTCCCATTCCGAAACCGCCATGAGCACCTGCCCATCTTACTCAGACACCTGATACCAGCACTACAAAGACAGAGGCTACAGTTCGCCTTCTATGTTGTAGAGCAG gTTGGTAGTGAGCCCTTCAATAGGGCCATGTTGTTTAACGTGGGCTTCCGGGAGGCTATGCGGGACCTGGACTGGGACTGTATGGTGTTCCACGATGTAGACCACATGCTGGAGAACGACAGGAACTACTACGGCTGTGGAAACATGCCTCGCCACTTCGCTGTCAAACTCAACAAGTACTCCTACAT gcTTCCGTACAATGAGTTCTTTGGTGGCGTCAGTGGTCTAACAGTGGAACAGTTCACCAAGATCAATGGCTTTCCCAATGCATTCTGGGGCTGGGGAGGGGAAGACGACGACCTTTGGAACAG GGTGCAGTACGCTAACTACACGGTCAGTCGGCCGCAGGGAGAGTTGGGTCGTTACATGTCAatcccacaccaccaccgtgGCGAGGTGCAGTTCCTGGGAAG GTACACTCTTCTAAGGCGCTCTAAGGAGAGACAGAGTCTGGATGGGCTCAACAACCTGCGGTACTCCCCCCTATTGTCCCGGAGGCCTCTCTACACCAACATATCAGTCAGCCTGAGCAGGAAGCTAGCCCCTATAGCAGACTATAACTGA